Proteins encoded together in one Synechococcales cyanobacterium T60_A2020_003 window:
- a CDS encoding helix-turn-helix transcriptional regulator: protein MPHKSTPSTLPTLPTNTDECGVSKLSPSALGLMAEFFKVLSEVSRLQIVCTLKSGPKNVTEIIEATGLGQANVSKHLKMLTQAGVVSRDQQGVCVYYAIANPFLFELCDLVCDALSIQMEQQSQHIQELATLRQGR from the coding sequence ATGCCACACAAATCCACTCCATCCACCCTGCCTACTCTTCCAACCAACACCGACGAATGCGGCGTATCTAAGCTTTCTCCCTCCGCCTTGGGACTGATGGCCGAGTTTTTCAAGGTGCTGTCAGAGGTGAGCCGTCTTCAGATTGTTTGTACGCTGAAAAGTGGCCCCAAAAACGTCACGGAGATTATCGAGGCCACGGGATTAGGGCAAGCCAATGTGTCTAAACATTTGAAAATGCTGACCCAAGCAGGGGTTGTCTCACGGGATCAGCAGGGTGTGTGCGTCTATTATGCGATCGCCAATCCGTTTCTATTTGAACTATGTGATCTCGTGTGTGATGCCCTCTCTATTCAAATGGAACAGCAAAGCCAACATATTCAAGAACTGGCTACGCTGCGTCAAGGTCGTTGA